The stretch of DNA AGACCGATAATCCGTTGGCGCATCGTCCAATTGCTCAGTGGTCACGCGTTGCCGAAGGTCATGCTGATGATCTCCAGCCCACAGCAAACGAAGCTGCGATTTAGCAAGATTCTGATTTGATTGTACTTGATCGAACGCAGCGATCTTTTGCTACCAATCATCAACCAATTTCTAGCTAGCTAACCTAAATGGGGAGTTGATTAATCGAATCACTCCCCATTTCCAAGATTAACGGTTGAGCATGGTGCGCAATTCTTCGATAGTTAGAGGTTGATCTTTACCACGATGCAACATGGCATGGCAATTTGGACAAACGGGCTGGAGATCGTTAATCGGGTCAACCTGATAACCTGCATTAATTGAGGCCAATGGCGTGATATGATGCACATGAATAAAGCCTTCGCCGATTGGCCCATAACGCTCGACAAAATCACAATCACACACCAAACAACGTGTGCCATAGCGGGCAATACAGCGTTGGCGAGCCAGTGCATCACGTTCATATTGATTGACCAAAACTTGTACTTTAGCGCCTTCCCAAAACTTGGCTTGTGAATCAAGCTCAACGTGCGAATCAAGCTCATCAGGATAAAATAGGAATTGCTCAAGGGCAGATTTTGGTGGCTTACAGTCACTACAGTATTTAATGGTAGTATCTGGGCGATGCTTGTTGCGCCATTTCACCAATTCATCAACCTCAAGCGCAGCAATTTTAATCTGGTCGCGGCCAGTAAATGCGCCCTCAGTCAATCCGCGCCGTATATGACCACAATTTGAGCAATGCAAGACTACAGGCAATGATTTAGAAACGCGCTCAACATTCAAAATAAAGCCAGCTAAATTTCGCTCCATCCAACTAAAATATTCTTCATCATCACCATTGTCAAAAACTTGATAACTCATCGTTGATCCCTCCATAATACTGAACGAACGATCAGTCGCTTGAATGATGTGACACCTTCGATCATAGCAGCATAATAGGTCTATTCCAAGCCTAATCAGCACCAAAAACTCCAAAGGAATCCATTATGCACTTCATTCAGCGGGCTTTTCGCCCCGACCACGATCAACAGGCAATGCTCGCCCTAGCTAGCGCCAACCCCGATCAGCACCTGCGCAGCATCGATCTGCCCTATCGGCTGAGTTCGTGGGCACTCGATGACCCTGCCAATCTCGCCATTTGGCAAACCGAAACAGGCCAAATCGTCGGTTGGGCTGCGTTGCAAGTACCATTTTGGATGATCGATTTGGTTTGGCATCCAGCTGCACTGCCCAGTTTGTATCGTGCAATGTTGGAATGGGCCGATCAACGAGCACAATCATTAATTGGCACACATCAGGCCCGACCAGCTTGGTTTGTTAGTGTTTTTGAGCAACAGCATAGATTACGGCAATTACTGGCAGCCCAAGGGTTTGCTGATCAAAGTGCCGTTGAGCAAGATCCTTGGTCGAAATATGTGTTTCGGCGGGGCAACCAAGCCCCAAGCCCAACCACACTTCCTGCAGGCATTAGTATTCGTCCACTTGCAGGAATGGCTGAAATTGCTGCCTATACCAATTTGCATCGGGCTGTTTTTGAAAGCACCAGTATGACCGAAAGCTGGCGAGCCAATACGCTCAAACAACCAAGCTATCGCGCCGAATTAGATTTAGTGGCTGTTGATCAAATTGGCGCGTTGGTTGGTTTTTGCATCGGCTGGTTCAATCAACAAGGCTTTGGCGGACGGCCCAGTGGCCAAATCGAGCCGCTTGGTGTGCGAGCCGATTTACGTCAGCAGGGCATTGCCCAAGCCTTACTTGCTGAAAACTTCCGCCGCCTGCTAGCCCTCGGAGCCGAACAGATCTTCGTCGAAACTGATAATTATCGCGGAGCAGCGTTTAATTTGTATGAAACAGTTGGTTTTGCAATTCATGCTCATGGCTTGGTATATCGCAAAAATTACTCGGCATAACAGCGTTCATCAATGCTAATACTCTGGGGCTGGTTACAGGATTGACGTGGCAAAATGCCACTCTATAATTGAGCCATGCCAATCCCAATTCTTGCCACCAAGCTACACCTCCCGCAACTCCGCCCCAATGGGGTAGCACGACCGCATTTAATTCAGCGTTTAGCAGCAGCTCAGCATACAAGCCTGAATTTGATTTCGGCTCCAGCCGGTTTTGGCAAAAGCAGCTTGCTAAGCGCTTGGCATGCCACAACCCAACGTCCAATCGCTTGGCTAGCGCTCGACGAACGCGATAATGATCCCAGTCGTTTTTTCAGTTATTTCGTACATGCCTTGCAAAGCGTCATTCCCGAACTAGGCACAACAAGCTTAGGATTAATCCAAGCCCAATCGCCAGCACTTGAGCAAGCTCTGACTATCTTGATCAATGAATTAAGCGTTGTTGGCAAATCGGTTAGTTTGGTGCTTGACGATTATCATGTGATCGAAAACCATGCAATCGATCAAGCCCTCAGCTTTTTACTGGAACACTTGCCAGCCTCGCTGCGCTTGATCATTGCGACCCGCGAAGATCCGAATTTGCCCTTGGCGCGGCTCCGTGCACGCGGCCAACTGCACGAACTGCGCAGCATCGATCTACGCTTTAGCCTCGACGAAGCCCAGCTTTTTCTCAACCAAGCGATGGGTTTAGCGCTAAGTCCTGCTGATGTGGCGGCATTAGAAACCCGAACCGAAGGCTGGATTGCTGGCTTACAATTGGCTGCACTTTCAATCCAACAGCAAGCTGATCGCAGTCGTTTTATCGCTTCGTTCAGTGGTAGTCACCATTTTGTGATGGATTATTTGCTGGAAGAAGTTTTACAACAGCAAACTCCAGCCATTCAGCAATTTCTCTTGCAAACCTCAATTCTTAATCGGATGTGTGGCCCGTTGTGTGATGCGCTGATCAGCAAGAGCACAAATTCAGGTCAACAGATGCTTGAACAGCTTGAGCAGGCCAATATGTTTATTGTGCCGCTCGATCATGAGCGGCGTTGGTATCGCTATCATCATTTATTTGGCGAATTGTTGCGCCAACGGCTCCAACGCAGTTTAACGCAACAAGCTGCTATCAGCCTTGAACAGTTGCATATT from Herpetosiphon gulosus encodes:
- a CDS encoding HNH endonuclease, with amino-acid sequence MSYQVFDNGDDEEYFSWMERNLAGFILNVERVSKSLPVVLHCSNCGHIRRGLTEGAFTGRDQIKIAALEVDELVKWRNKHRPDTTIKYCSDCKPPKSALEQFLFYPDELDSHVELDSQAKFWEGAKVQVLVNQYERDALARQRCIARYGTRCLVCDCDFVERYGPIGEGFIHVHHITPLASINAGYQVDPINDLQPVCPNCHAMLHRGKDQPLTIEELRTMLNR
- a CDS encoding GNAT family N-acetyltransferase, which encodes MHFIQRAFRPDHDQQAMLALASANPDQHLRSIDLPYRLSSWALDDPANLAIWQTETGQIVGWAALQVPFWMIDLVWHPAALPSLYRAMLEWADQRAQSLIGTHQARPAWFVSVFEQQHRLRQLLAAQGFADQSAVEQDPWSKYVFRRGNQAPSPTTLPAGISIRPLAGMAEIAAYTNLHRAVFESTSMTESWRANTLKQPSYRAELDLVAVDQIGALVGFCIGWFNQQGFGGRPSGQIEPLGVRADLRQQGIAQALLAENFRRLLALGAEQIFVETDNYRGAAFNLYETVGFAIHAHGLVYRKNYSA